One window from the genome of Salvia splendens isolate huo1 chromosome 9, SspV2, whole genome shotgun sequence encodes:
- the LOC121749038 gene encoding dihydropyrimidinase-like, which translates to MDSSLAQRAPSPHLLIILFLSLISPLCGSINQFCDAGAEYGKLACGAAATAPTSKILIKGGTVVNAHHKEVSDVYIEDGIIAAVQKNIVVADGVKIIDATGKYVMPGGIDPHTHLAMEFMGTETIDDFFSGQAAALAGGTTMHIDFVIPVNGSLSAGYEAYVRKAERSAMDYGFHMAITKWDDTVSREMEIMVKEKGINSFKFFMAYKGSLMISDELLLEGFKKCKALGALAMVHAENGDAVFEGQTRMIELGITGPEGHALSRPPALEGEATSRAIRLAGFVNTPLYVVHVMSIDAMEEIARARKSGQKVIGEPVVSGLELDDSVLWDSDFHTAAKYVMSPPIRGPGHSKALQAALSTGVLQLVGTDHCTFNSTQKAMGIDDFRKIPNGVNGLEERMHLVWDIMVASGKLSVTEFVKVTSAECARIFNIYPKKGAILVGSDADVIVLNPNSSFEISAKSHHYRTDTNVYEGRRGKGKVEVTIAGGMVVWEEEELKAVPGWGKYIKMAPFNYLFEGLERADAMYLSSLRAPVVRSSIHTT; encoded by the exons ATGGACTCTTCTCTTGCTCAAAGAGCTCCTTCACCCCATCTCCTCATCATCCTCTTCCTTTCACTCATCTCGCCGTTATGTGGATCCATCAATCAG TTCTGTGATGCTGGGGCTGAGTATGGCAAATTGGCGTGTGGAGCTGCTGCTACTGCGCCTACGTCGAAGATATTGATTAAGGGGGGAACTGTAGTGAACGCTCACCATAAAGAGGTTTCTGATGTATATATTGAGGATGGCATCATTGCTGCAGTACAGAAGAATATCGTG GTTGCAGATGGTGTTAAGATTATTGATGCTACTGGCAAGTATGTCATGCCAG GAGGAATTGATCCACATACACACTTAGCAATGGAGTTCATGGGCACTGAGACAATTGATGACTTCTTCAGTGGGCAGGCTGCTGCATTAGCCGGTGGAACCACAATGCACATTGATTTTGTTATACCCGTGAATGGAAGCTTATCAGCAGGATATGAAGCTTATGTAAGGAAGGCAGAAAGGTCAGCCATGGATTATGGTTTTCACATGGCAATCACAAAATGGGATGACACTGTTTCTAGAGAAATGGAGATAATGGTTAAGGAAAAAG GAATTAATTCTTTTAAGTTTTTCATGGCATACAAGGGTTCTCTAATGATCAGTGATGAACTTCTGCTTGAGGGGTTCAAAAAATGTAAAGCTCTTGGTGCCTTAGCCATGGTTCATGCAGAGAATGGAGATGCTGTGTTTGAAGGACAAACACGAATGATAGAACTTGGCATTACAGGTCCTGAGGGTCATGCACTTTCAAGGCCACCAGCG CTAGAAGGTGAGGCAACTAGCCGAGCTATTCGTTTGGCTGGTTTTGTGAACACTCCTTTGTATGTTGTCCATGTGATGAGCATAGATGCAATGGAAGAAATAGCTAGAGCTCGAAAATCAG GTCAAAAGGTTATTGGGGAGCCAGTAGTTTCAGGACTAGAACTGGATGATTCTGTCCTATGGGACTCTGATTTTCACACAGCAGCAAA GTATGTCATGAGTCCACCTATTAGAGGACCTGGACATAGTAAAGCTCTTCAAGCAGCTCTCTCAACTGGGGTTTTACAg CTTGTCGGAACAGATCACTGCACTTTCAACTCAACCCAGAAAGCCATGGGTATTGATGATTTTAGAAAAATACCAAATGGAGTCAATG GTCTTGAGGAGAGAATGCATCTGGTTTGGGATATAATGGTG GCATCTGGAAAACTATCTGTCACTGAATTTGTTAAGGTGACGAGCGCAGAGTG TGCCAGAATTTTTAACATATATCCCAAAAAAGGCGCAATACTAGTTGGGTCAGATGCGGACGTAATAGTCTTGAACCCGAATTCAAGCTTTGAGATCAGCGCGAAATCCCACCACTATCGAACAGATACAAATGTCTATGAGGGAAGAAGAGGCAAG GGGAAAGTGGAAGTAACAATTGCTGGAGGAATGGTCGTttgggaggaggaggaactgaAGGCTGTTCCTGGCTGGGGAAAATACATCAAAATGGCGCCTTTCAACTATTTGTTTGAAGGATTGGAAAGAGCGGACGCCATGTATTTATCTTCCCTACGAGCTCCTGTGGTGCGAAGCAGCATCCACACAACTTGA
- the LOC121746472 gene encoding calcium-dependent protein kinase 17-like, with amino-acid sequence MGSCCSRGSEEDAPAEPNAEGAATATAATTTPPRSQGAPKNAPVGPVLGRPMEDVRNAYTMGKELGRGQFGVTHLCTDKHTGEQFACKTIAKRKLANNEDVEDVRREVQIMHHLTGQPNIVQLKGAYEDKHSVNLVMELCAGGELFDRIISKGHYTERAAASLLRTIVQIVHTCHSMGVIHRDLKPENFLLQSKDEDAPLKATDFGLSVFYKEGQVFKDIVGSAYYIAPEVLKRRYGPEADIWSVGVMLYILLSGVPPFWAESENGIFNAILRSHVDFSCDPWPNISNGAKDLIKKMLNPDPKQRLSAFQVLNHPWIKEDGEAPDTPLDNAVLDRLKQFKAMNQFKKVALRVIAGCLSEEEIMGLKQMFKGMDTDNSGTITLEELKKGLSKQGTKLSEYEVQQLMEAADADGNDTIDYEEFITATMHMNRMDREEHLYTAFQYFDKDNSGFITTEELEQALREFGMDNGKDIKDLIQEIDADNDGRINYDEFTAMMRKGNPEAAANPKKRRNSIFS; translated from the exons ATGGGCAGCTGCTGCTCCCGGGGCTCCGAAGAAGATGCTCCGGCAGAGCCAAATGCAGAGGGAGCAGCCACCGCCACCGCAGCCACCACCACCCCGCCACGGTCGCAGGGTGCACCCAAGAACGCCCCCGTGGGGCCCGTCCTGGGGCGTCCCATGGAGGACGTCCGCAACGCCTACACCATGGGGAAGGAGCTGGGCCGCGGCCAGTTTGGCGTGACCCACCTCTGCACGGACAAGCACACGGGCGAGCAGTTTGCGTGCAAGACCATCGCCAAGCGCAAGCTGGCCAACAACGAGGACGTGGAGGATGTCCGGAGAGAGGTGCAGATCATGCACCATCTCACCGGCCAGCCCAACATCGTCCAGCTCAAGGGTGCGTACGAGGACAAGCACTCTGTGAACCTCGTCATGGAGCTTTGTGCTGGTGGCGAGCTCTTCGACCGCATCATCTCCAAGGGCCATTACACCGAACGCGCCGCTGCCTCCCTCCTCCGCACCATCGTCCAGATTGTCCACACCTGCCATTCCATGGGGGTCATCCACAGGGATCTCAAGCCCGAAAACTTCCTATTACAGAGCAAGGATGAGGATGCCCCCCTCAAGGCCACCGACTTCGGCCTCTCCGTCTTCTACAAAGAAGGCCAGGTCTTCAAAGACATTGTTGGCAGCGCCTATTACATCGCGCCTGAAGTCCTCAAGCGAAGATACGGCCCTGAGGCCGATATTTGGAGCGTTGGCGTAATGCTCTACATTCTTCTATCCGGAGTTCCCCCTTTCTGGGCAG AATCGGAGAATGGAATCTTCAACGCCATTCTACGAAGTCACGTTGATTTCAGCTGCGATCCATGGCCTAACATTTCAAATGGAGCAAAGGACCTAATCAAGAAGATGTTGAACCCAGATCCCAAGCAACGCCTTTCAGCATTCCAAGTGCtaa ATCATCCGTGGATCAAGGAGGATGGAGAGGCTCCTGATACTCCACTAGACAACGCTGTTCTCGACAGACTCAAGCAGTTCAAAGCCATGAACCAGTTCAAAAAAGTCGCGCTCCGG GTCATCGCAGGCTGCCTGTCGGAGGAAGAAATCATGGGACTGAAACAGATGTTCAAGGGAATGGATACAGACAACAGCGGAACCATAACACTTGAAGAGTTAAAGAAAGGATTGTCCAAGCAAGGCACAAAGCTGTCTGAATATGAAGTCCAGCAATTGATGGAAGCT GCTGATGCTGATGGTAACGACACCATAGACTACGAAGAATTCATCACAGCAACGATGCACATGAACAGAATGGACAGGGAAGAGCATCTCTACACAGCATTCCAATACTTTGATAAAGACAACAGCGG GTTCATCACCACAGAAGAGCTGGAGCAGGCTCTCCGTGAATTCGGCATGGATAATGGGAAGGACATAAAAGATCTCATACAAGAAATCGATGCTGATAAC GACGGGCGGATCAACTATGATGAGTTTACGGCCATGATGAGGAAAGGCAATCCAGAGGCAGCAGCGAATCCCAAGAAACGGAGAAACAGCATCTTCAGTTGA